Proteins co-encoded in one Oncorhynchus masou masou isolate Uvic2021 chromosome 22, UVic_Omas_1.1, whole genome shotgun sequence genomic window:
- the phlda2 gene encoding pleckstrin homology-like domain family A member 2, with the protein MKMSAEQISEVLKEGELEKRSDNLLQFWKRKTCVLTTDSLNIYADTQKRTKSKELKLQSIKKVDCVERTGKFVYFTIVTTDNKEIDFRCSGEDNCWNAVITMALIDFQNRKAIQDFKTRQDDESGSPGQHESRMARAP; encoded by the coding sequence ATGAAAATGTCAGCAGAGCAGATTTCCGAGGTCCTGAAAGAGGGGGAGCTGGAGAAGAGGAGTGACAACCTCCTTCAGTTCTGGAAAAGGAAGACATGTGTCCTGACCACGGATAGCCTCAACATCTACGCCGACACGCAGAAGCGCACCAAGAGCAAGGAGCTCAAACTCCAGTCTATCAAGAAAGTGGACTGTGTTGAGCGCACCGGCAAGTTTGTCTACTTCACCATTGTTACCACGGATAATAAGGAGATAGATTTCCGGTGCTCCGGTGAAGATAACTGCTGGAATGCAGTGATCACCATGGCACTGATTGACTTCCAGAACAGAAAGGCTATTCAGGACTTTAAAACGCGACAGGACGACGAGAGCGGGTCCCCGGGACAGCACGAGAGCCGCATGGCCAGAGCTCCCTGA